The Pseudomonadales bacterium region CGCGCGAGGCCAGCTATGCGTTCCCTGAAATGCCGCTACCCAGCATTGGCTTTACGTTTACCTTTTAAGGTTTAACTTCTTTAGTATTAGCCTTAAGCAGCTAAAGAAGCTAAACAAGCCAGAGCAGCTAAAGCAGCCTGAATAGCAGTTTGCATTAGGCCAAAAAAAACCAGCCGAAGCTGGTTTTTAACACCCTCTGCTAGCTTAAGCTTTCGCTAAAGCTGGCGAAGGTGCTGAAGGGCGGAAAGCTTAAAGCTTAAAACTTAAGGTAGCAAGTGAGCTACAGCGTCACGCTCTTCTTTCAGTTCTTGCTCGGTAGCAGCCATGCGCGTTTTAGAAAACTCGCTGGTTTCTAGACCTTGTACAATAGTCCACTCGCCGTTTTCACAGGTGCAAGGGAATGAGTAAATCAAGCCTTCTTCAATGCCGTAAGAACCGTCAGAGTAGATACCCATCGATACCCAGTCGCCATCAGTGGTGCCAAGCGCCCACGAACGAACATGGTCGATTGCTGCATTCGCGGCAGATGCCGCAGACGATGCGCCACGAGCTTTAATGATGGCAGCACCACGTTGAGCAACGGTTGGAATATAGTCGTTTTCGTACCAATCTTGCGCGACTAAAGAAAGCGCCGCTTCACCTGCAACCGTGGTGTTAGATAAATCTGGGTATTGCGTAGCAGAGTGATTGCCCCAAACCACCATGTTTTTCACATCGGTAACCGCTTTGCCGGTTTTTGTGGCAAGCTGAGACTTCGCGCGGTTGTGGTCAAGGCGCATCATCGCGGTGAAATTTTCTTTTGGAATGCTAGGTGCATTGCGTTGCGTGATTAAGGCATTGGTATTTGCTGGGTTACCAACAACCAATACTTTAATTGCTTTTGAAGCGACTGCATCGATGGCCTTACCTTGGGTAGAGAAAATCGCAGCGTTGGCTTCGAGTAAGTCTTTACGCTCCATGCCTGGGCCACGAGGACGTGCGCCAACAAGTAGGGCATAGTCAGCATCTTTAAAGCCAACCATCGGATCATCAGTGCATACAACACCGGCAAGCAATGGAAATGCGCAGTCATCAAGCTCCATTTTCACGCCTTCTAATGCGTCTAAAGCAGGCGTAATATCTAAAAGGTGTAAGATAACCGGTTGATCTTCACCAAGCATTGCGCCAGAAGCAATACGGAATAATAAAGCGTAGCCG contains the following coding sequences:
- a CDS encoding malate dehydrogenase; translated protein: MKQPVRVTVTGAAGQIGYALLFRIASGAMLGEDQPVILHLLDITPALDALEGVKMELDDCAFPLLAGVVCTDDPMVGFKDADYALLVGARPRGPGMERKDLLEANAAIFSTQGKAIDAVASKAIKVLVVGNPANTNALITQRNAPSIPKENFTAMMRLDHNRAKSQLATKTGKAVTDVKNMVVWGNHSATQYPDLSNTTVAGEAALSLVAQDWYENDYIPTVAQRGAAIIKARGASSAASAANAAIDHVRSWALGTTDGDWVSMGIYSDGSYGIEEGLIYSFPCTCENGEWTIVQGLETSEFSKTRMAATEQELKEERDAVAHLLP